One Streptomyces drozdowiczii DNA segment encodes these proteins:
- a CDS encoding HAMP domain-containing protein: MKKQRNGTVEVEAAALHRLLAGLVAMRDGNFRRRVTVSGEGVMAELAAVFNEVADRNVHLTGELARVRRVVGREGKLTERLETGACEGSWAAAIDASNELVDDLARPVSEVGRVLSAVADGDLEQRMELRSHTADDTVRPLRGEFLKVARTVNNLVDQLSAFTEQVTRVAVEVGTEGKLGGQAQVRGMSGSWKDLTDSVNTMAYRLTAQVRDIALVTTAVAKGDLSRKVTVHVAGEMLQLKNTVNTMVDQLSSFSSEVTRVAREVGTEGELGGQAVVPGVAGVWKDLTDSVNTMAGNLTSQVRGIAEVTTAVANGDLSQKVQVSARGEVAQLAETINQMTETLRTFADEVTRVASEVGGQGVLGGQAQVPGAAGTWKDLTDSVNTVFRNLTTQVRDIAQVTTAVASGDMTQKVTVDVAGEMLELKNTVNTMVDQLQSFGSEVTRVAREVGVEGRLGGQAEVPGAAGTWKDLTDSVNTAFRNLTGQVRDIAQVTTAVANGDLSQKVTVDVAGEMLELKNTVNTMVAQLSSFADQVTRMARDVGTEGRLGGQARVDGVSGTWKELTDSVNFMAGNLTSQVRQIAQVTTAVARGDLSQKIDVDARGEILELKNTINTMVDQLSAFAEQVTRVAREVGTDGRLGGQAQVPGVAGVWRDLTDSVNGMAGNLTAQVRNIAQVATAVARGDLSQKIDVDARGEILELKNTLNTMVDQLSNFAEQVTRVAREVGTEGILGGQAEVQGVSGTWKDLTQSVNGMANNLTLQVRNIAEVTTAVANGDLSKKITVDAKGEILELVTTVNTMVDQLLNFADEVTRVAREVGTEGILGGQARVRGATGIWKDLSDNVNLMANNLTSQVRNISRVSSAVANGDLTKKVTVEARGEVAELADTVNTMVTTLSSFADEVTRVAREVGTEGELGGQARVPGVSGTWKDLTESVNSMASNLTGQVRQIAAVTTAIAKGDLTKKIDIDARGEIQQLKNTINTMVDQLSSFAEQVTRVAREVGTEGQLGGQARVRDVDGTWRDLTESVNEMAGNLTRQVRAIAAVATAVTRGDLNLKIDVDAAGEIQALQDNINTMIANLRDTTATNKEQDWLKGNLARISGLMQGRRDLDDVASLIMSELTPVVSAQHGAFFLATPTGETDALGAEAEGAYELRMRGSYGYSAGSMPTSFRPGETLIGTAAEEKRTIQVDNVPPGYLKISSGLGEAPPAHVIVLPVLFEGKVLGVIELASFQPFTHIQRDFLNQLAEMIATSVNTISVNTTTEKLLEQSQELTEQLRDRSQELENRQKALQASNAELEEKAELLARQNRDIEVKNTEIEEARQVLEERAEQLAVSMRYKSEFLANMSHELRTPLNSLLILAKLLADNAEGNLSPKQVEFAETIHGAGSDLLQLINDILDLSKVEAGKMDVSPTRIALVQLVDYVEATFRPLTAEKGLDFSVRVSPELPATLHTDEQRLLQVLRNLLSNAVKFTDSGAVELVIRHAGQEVPDAIREQLLEAGSLRDADGELIAFSVTDTGIGIAASKMRVIFEAFKQADGTTSRKYGGTGLGLSISREIARLLGGEIHAASEPGRGSTFTLYLPLHPSELPPQGYPQLAPGQADDQTGTIEGGRTPEAGQVYVPDAAQAAPPRRRKALGGAQQQPALPPRPVPAPAPQPAPAAEPEAWALGGQEEPEQPRRTFRFGGEKVLIVDDDVRNVFALTSVLEQHGLTVLYAENGREGIEVLEQHDDVTVVLMDIMMPEMDGYATTSAIRRMPQFAELPIVALTAKAMKGDKEKALESGASDYVTKPVDPDHLLSVMEGYVRGE; this comes from the coding sequence GTGAAGAAGCAGCGCAATGGAACCGTCGAGGTAGAGGCGGCGGCGCTCCACAGACTGCTGGCCGGTCTGGTCGCCATGCGCGACGGCAACTTCCGCAGGCGCGTCACGGTCTCCGGCGAAGGCGTCATGGCGGAGCTCGCCGCGGTCTTCAACGAGGTCGCCGACCGCAATGTGCACCTCACCGGCGAGCTGGCCCGGGTGCGCCGCGTGGTCGGGCGGGAGGGCAAGCTCACCGAGCGCCTGGAGACGGGTGCCTGCGAGGGCTCCTGGGCCGCCGCGATCGACGCGTCCAACGAGCTGGTGGACGATCTCGCGCGCCCGGTGTCGGAGGTCGGGCGGGTCCTGTCGGCGGTGGCCGACGGTGATCTCGAACAGCGGATGGAGCTGCGCTCCCACACGGCGGACGACACGGTACGGCCGCTGCGCGGCGAGTTCCTGAAGGTCGCCCGTACCGTCAACAACCTGGTCGACCAGCTGTCGGCGTTCACCGAGCAGGTGACGCGGGTGGCGGTCGAGGTGGGCACCGAGGGCAAGCTGGGCGGCCAGGCGCAGGTGCGCGGGATGTCCGGGTCCTGGAAGGACCTCACGGACTCCGTCAACACCATGGCGTACCGGCTGACCGCGCAGGTGCGCGACATCGCGCTGGTGACGACGGCCGTGGCCAAGGGCGACCTGTCGCGGAAGGTCACCGTCCATGTGGCCGGCGAGATGCTCCAGCTGAAGAACACCGTCAACACGATGGTCGACCAGCTGTCCTCGTTCTCCTCCGAGGTGACCCGGGTCGCCCGTGAGGTGGGCACGGAGGGGGAGCTGGGCGGCCAGGCCGTGGTGCCGGGCGTGGCCGGGGTGTGGAAGGACCTGACGGACTCCGTCAACACGATGGCCGGCAACCTCACCTCCCAGGTGCGCGGCATCGCGGAGGTGACGACGGCGGTCGCCAACGGTGACCTGTCGCAGAAGGTGCAGGTCAGCGCGCGGGGCGAGGTCGCCCAGCTCGCCGAGACGATCAACCAGATGACCGAGACGCTGCGCACCTTCGCGGACGAGGTCACCCGCGTGGCCAGCGAGGTCGGCGGGCAGGGCGTGCTCGGCGGTCAGGCGCAGGTGCCGGGCGCTGCCGGGACCTGGAAGGACCTCACCGACTCGGTGAACACGGTCTTCCGGAACCTGACGACCCAGGTGCGCGACATCGCCCAGGTGACGACGGCGGTGGCCAGCGGTGACATGACGCAGAAGGTCACCGTCGACGTGGCCGGCGAGATGCTGGAGCTGAAGAACACCGTCAACACGATGGTGGACCAGCTCCAGTCCTTCGGTTCGGAAGTGACCCGGGTGGCCCGGGAGGTCGGCGTCGAGGGCCGGCTCGGCGGGCAGGCCGAGGTGCCGGGCGCCGCCGGGACCTGGAAGGACCTCACGGACTCCGTGAACACGGCCTTCCGTAACCTGACCGGTCAGGTCCGCGACATCGCTCAGGTCACGACGGCCGTCGCCAACGGCGACCTGTCGCAGAAGGTCACCGTGGATGTGGCCGGCGAGATGCTGGAGCTGAAGAACACCGTCAACACGATGGTGGCGCAGCTCTCCTCGTTCGCCGACCAGGTCACGCGGATGGCACGCGACGTGGGCACCGAAGGCCGCCTCGGCGGTCAGGCGCGGGTCGACGGCGTCTCCGGTACGTGGAAGGAGCTCACCGACTCCGTCAACTTCATGGCGGGGAACCTGACCTCCCAGGTGCGCCAGATCGCACAGGTCACGACGGCGGTGGCGCGGGGCGACCTGTCGCAGAAGATCGACGTGGACGCGCGGGGCGAGATCCTGGAGCTGAAGAACACCATCAACACGATGGTCGACCAGCTCTCCGCCTTCGCCGAGCAGGTGACCAGGGTCGCCCGCGAGGTGGGTACCGACGGACGGCTCGGCGGCCAGGCACAGGTGCCCGGCGTCGCCGGTGTGTGGCGTGATCTGACCGACTCGGTGAACGGGATGGCGGGGAACCTGACCGCTCAGGTCCGTAACATCGCGCAGGTCGCCACGGCGGTGGCGCGCGGTGACCTGTCGCAGAAGATCGACGTGGACGCGCGCGGCGAGATCCTGGAGCTGAAGAACACCCTCAACACCATGGTCGACCAGCTCTCGAACTTCGCGGAGCAGGTGACGCGGGTGGCCCGGGAGGTGGGCACCGAGGGCATTCTGGGCGGTCAGGCCGAGGTGCAGGGGGTCTCCGGTACGTGGAAGGACCTCACGCAGTCCGTCAACGGCATGGCGAACAACCTCACCCTTCAGGTGCGGAACATCGCCGAGGTGACGACGGCGGTCGCCAACGGCGACCTGTCCAAGAAGATCACCGTCGACGCCAAGGGCGAGATCCTCGAACTGGTGACGACGGTCAACACGATGGTCGACCAGCTGCTCAACTTCGCCGACGAGGTGACCCGTGTCGCGCGCGAGGTGGGCACCGAGGGCATCCTCGGCGGCCAGGCGCGGGTGCGCGGGGCGACGGGCATCTGGAAGGACCTCAGCGACAACGTCAACCTGATGGCCAACAACCTGACCAGCCAGGTGCGCAACATCTCCCGCGTCTCGTCGGCCGTCGCCAACGGCGACCTGACGAAGAAGGTCACCGTCGAGGCGCGCGGCGAGGTCGCCGAGCTGGCCGACACCGTCAACACGATGGTGACGACGCTGTCCTCGTTCGCGGACGAGGTCACCCGCGTCGCCCGCGAGGTGGGCACCGAGGGCGAGCTGGGCGGCCAGGCGCGCGTCCCGGGCGTCTCCGGTACGTGGAAGGACCTCACCGAGTCCGTGAACTCGATGGCGTCCAACCTGACGGGCCAGGTGCGCCAGATCGCCGCCGTCACGACGGCCATCGCCAAGGGCGACCTGACCAAGAAGATCGACATCGACGCGCGCGGCGAGATCCAGCAGCTGAAGAACACCATCAACACGATGGTCGACCAGCTGTCGTCGTTCGCCGAGCAGGTGACCCGGGTCGCCCGCGAGGTGGGCACCGAGGGCCAGCTGGGCGGCCAGGCGCGGGTGCGCGACGTGGACGGCACCTGGCGCGACCTCACCGAGTCCGTGAACGAGATGGCCGGGAACCTCACCCGCCAGGTGCGCGCCATCGCGGCCGTCGCCACGGCGGTGACGCGCGGCGACCTGAACCTGAAGATCGACGTGGACGCGGCGGGCGAGATCCAGGCCCTCCAGGACAACATCAACACGATGATCGCGAACCTGCGCGACACCACCGCCACCAACAAGGAGCAGGACTGGCTGAAGGGCAACCTCGCCCGGATCTCCGGTCTGATGCAGGGACGGCGCGACCTCGACGACGTGGCCTCGCTGATCATGAGCGAGCTGACCCCCGTGGTCTCCGCCCAGCACGGCGCCTTCTTCCTGGCCACGCCCACCGGCGAGACCGACGCGCTGGGAGCCGAGGCCGAGGGGGCGTACGAGCTGCGGATGCGGGGAAGCTACGGCTACTCCGCCGGCTCCATGCCGACGTCCTTCCGGCCGGGCGAGACGCTCATCGGCACGGCCGCCGAGGAGAAGCGGACGATCCAGGTGGACAACGTGCCGCCGGGGTACCTGAAGATCTCCTCCGGGCTCGGTGAGGCGCCGCCCGCCCATGTGATCGTGCTTCCGGTGCTGTTCGAGGGCAAGGTCCTCGGAGTCATCGAGCTGGCCTCGTTCCAGCCGTTCACGCACATCCAGCGGGACTTCCTGAACCAGCTCGCGGAAATGATCGCCACGAGCGTCAACACCATCAGCGTCAACACGACGACCGAGAAGCTGCTGGAACAGTCGCAGGAGCTGACCGAGCAACTGCGCGACCGCTCGCAGGAATTGGAGAACCGGCAGAAGGCCCTCCAGGCGTCCAACGCCGAACTGGAGGAGAAGGCCGAGCTGCTGGCCAGGCAGAACCGCGACATCGAGGTCAAGAACACCGAGATCGAGGAGGCGCGGCAGGTCCTGGAGGAGCGCGCCGAACAGCTCGCCGTCTCGATGCGTTACAAGTCCGAGTTCCTGGCGAACATGTCGCACGAGCTGCGTACGCCGCTCAACTCGCTGCTCATTCTGGCCAAGCTGCTCGCGGACAACGCCGAGGGCAATCTCTCGCCGAAGCAGGTGGAATTCGCCGAGACGATCCACGGGGCCGGTTCCGATCTGCTCCAGCTGATCAACGACATCCTCGATCTGTCGAAGGTCGAGGCGGGCAAGATGGACGTCAGCCCGACGCGGATCGCCCTGGTGCAGCTCGTGGACTACGTGGAGGCGACGTTCCGGCCGCTCACCGCGGAAAAGGGGCTGGATTTCTCCGTACGGGTGTCGCCGGAGCTGCCGGCCACGCTGCACACGGACGAGCAGCGGCTCCTCCAGGTGCTGCGCAACCTGCTGTCCAACGCGGTGAAGTTCACCGACAGCGGGGCCGTCGAGCTGGTGATCAGGCACGCGGGACAGGAGGTGCCGGACGCCATCCGCGAGCAGCTGCTGGAGGCCGGTTCGCTGCGGGACGCGGACGGCGAGCTGATCGCCTTCTCGGTGACCGATACGGGCATCGGGATCGCGGCCAGCAAGATGCGGGTCATCTTCGAGGCGTTCAAGCAGGCGGACGGGACGACCAGCCGCAAGTACGGGGGCACGGGCCTCGGCCTCTCCATCAGCCGCGAGATCGCGCGGCTGCTGGGCGGCGAGATCCACGCGGCGAGCGAGCCCGGCCGCGGCTCCACGTTCACCCTGTACCTGCCGCTGCACCCGAGCGAACTCCCGCCGCAGGGCTACCCGCAGCTCGCTCCGGGACAGGCCGACGACCAGACCGGCACGATCGAGGGCGGCCGGACGCCGGAGGCCGGACAGGTGTACGTACCGGACGCCGCGCAGGCCGCTCCGCCCCGCCGGCGCAAGGCGCTGGGAGGCGCACAGCAGCAGCCCGCGCTGCCGCCGCGTCCGGTACCCGCCCCCGCTCCGCAGCCGGCTCCGGCGGCCGAGCCGGAGGCGTGGGCCCTGGGTGGTCAGGAGGAGCCCGAACAGCCGCGCAGGACGTTCCGGTTCGGCGGCGAGAAGGTGCTGATCGTCGATGACGACGTCCGTAACGTCTTCGCGCTCACCAGCGTGCTGGAACAGCACGGACTGACGGTCCTCTACGCCGAGAACGGGCGCGAGGGCATCGAAGTCCTGGAGCAGCACGACGATGTGACGGTCGTACTGATGGACATCATGATGCCGGAGATGGACGGGTACGCGACGACCTCGGCGATCCGCAGGATGCCGCAGTTCGCCGAGCTGCCGATCGTGGCCCTGACCGCCAAGGCGATGAAGGGCGACAAGGAGAAGGCACTCGAATCGGGTGCGTCCGACTATGTCACCAAGCCGGTCGATCCCGACCATCTTCTTTCGGTCATGGAGGGGTATGTGCGCGGTGAGTGA